A genome region from Phosphitispora fastidiosa includes the following:
- a CDS encoding class I SAM-dependent methyltransferase yields the protein MFNLFRSTVNIAHGYLKTVVKPGGVAVDATVGNGSDTLFLAGLVGLNGRVYGFDIQPEAIRRTTEAVIENGYSELVKLFEQGHENMGDFINEPVDAVVFNLGYLPGGDHNIVTAPETTLTGVIAGLNLLKPGGVMCIVMYTGHSGGPEEQERLESYLRHLDKKLYYVCKIDFLNRNKAPFLLVVEKASEVSMGGLK from the coding sequence ATGTTTAACCTTTTTAGGAGTACGGTGAACATTGCTCATGGTTACCTGAAAACTGTCGTCAAGCCTGGAGGGGTGGCAGTTGATGCCACAGTGGGCAATGGCAGTGACACCCTGTTCTTGGCCGGACTGGTGGGTTTAAACGGCAGGGTTTACGGGTTTGATATCCAGCCGGAAGCAATCAGAAGAACTACTGAGGCGGTAATTGAGAATGGGTATTCAGAGCTAGTGAAACTTTTTGAGCAGGGTCATGAAAACATGGGTGATTTCATTAATGAACCTGTTGATGCTGTTGTTTTTAATTTGGGTTACCTTCCGGGAGGCGACCACAACATTGTTACGGCTCCAGAGACAACACTCACGGGAGTAATAGCTGGCCTCAACCTGCTTAAACCGGGTGGGGTTATGTGTATTGTTATGTATACCGGGCATTCCGGCGGCCCTGAAGAGCAGGAACGGCTGGAGTCCTATCTGAGGCATTTGGATAAAAAACTATATTATGTCTGTAAAATAGATTTCCTTAACCGGAATAAAGCCCCATTCCTGTTAGTTGTGGAAAAGGCTTCTGAGGTTTCCATGGGAGGATTGAAATGA
- a CDS encoding NAD(+)/NADH kinase → MDCIGIILNLEKPEAETITKNIVRWLEQHGKKVIVSGVGSFCAGTNYTVYSEDDLAGKADCIIVLGGDGTLLNTARNTSVRGIPLFGVNLGQLGFLTEIELPDITPALDKLISGNYLIEERMMIQATVIRKGKEISKFYGLNDAVITKGAFARIIRLKTYVNHEFVDIFPADGLIVSTPTGSTAYSLSAGGPLVAPNLELMIVTPICPHTLYSRPMVIDKNSIVKVELQDTQAEVMLTMDGQSGLRLEPFDDVIVQRAPFNAKFMKLNQRGFYEILRTKLKEGGNTDV, encoded by the coding sequence ATGGACTGTATTGGAATTATCTTGAACCTGGAAAAACCTGAAGCAGAAACAATTACCAAAAATATAGTCAGATGGCTGGAGCAGCATGGCAAAAAAGTAATTGTTTCCGGAGTCGGTTCTTTTTGTGCCGGAACTAATTATACAGTTTACTCTGAGGACGACCTTGCCGGAAAGGCTGACTGTATTATTGTGTTGGGTGGGGATGGCACTCTGCTGAACACAGCCAGAAATACCTCCGTAAGAGGCATTCCCCTTTTTGGGGTCAACCTTGGTCAGTTGGGGTTCCTCACTGAAATCGAACTTCCTGACATTACCCCCGCACTGGATAAATTAATTTCGGGAAACTACCTCATTGAAGAGAGAATGATGATTCAGGCCACTGTTATCAGGAAGGGTAAGGAAATAAGTAAATTTTACGGCCTGAATGACGCTGTGATAACCAAAGGCGCTTTTGCCAGGATTATCCGCCTGAAGACCTATGTAAATCATGAATTTGTTGATATATTTCCTGCGGACGGACTTATAGTTTCCACACCGACCGGTTCAACCGCATATTCTTTGTCTGCAGGAGGTCCGCTGGTAGCCCCGAACCTGGAATTGATGATAGTAACACCTATTTGCCCACACACCCTTTATTCCAGGCCAATGGTAATTGATAAGAACAGTATTGTCAAAGTTGAACTGCAGGATACTCAGGCAGAAGTAATGCTTACAATGGACGGGCAGAGCGGCTTGCGGCTGGAACCTTTTGATGATGTAATAGTACAGAGAGCGCCTTTTAATGCAAAATTTATGAAATTGAACCAGCGGGGTTTTTACGAGATTTTGCGGACCAAGCTGAAAGAGGGCGGGAACACGGATGTTTAA
- a CDS encoding methyl-accepting chemotaxis protein, with protein MRYSNFKISDVTLKILMGYLGVVIMLTLVMIVADTNMARIQQAIDDSTYKFLPQVNIAGSIKSIVQEQQMLTRDFTVGNKNIKEKYRELDRQFKAKITEFEDMIGSDPRDEATLKSLNRVKREHDNFNLVANHIFKYEEAGRDNLVDTLWGNYRLAGNKMIETANQLVEGTQKQATEAQEKSRTILLTSRSIMYSIAVVAIIGCFTLTFITSKNITAPLMNLVRVSRNIAEGDLTQKIRDNSIGEFSELAKSFNIMVDNLRAIIERIVDWSREIASASEAFASHTQQSAAAYTKIDRSINDVSEGAKQQANGIAELQASAETAMEAINNINLSIQMIDRTTASAADMAQKGGGSVRAAIEQMNLIEQKVDHLSLDVKTLVSDVNKISEIIDMISGFAKQTNLLALNAAIEAARAGKQGKGFAVVAEEIRKLASGSGQLVEKIRQIIAQIQKRSKDAVLSMDEGREVVAAGTVVINDAGEILTEIIEAVHTASEQTREVVNNTQQITVSSQYIVQEVTENSKISKKTVMTSQEMSELVIAQSKAVIEFFDAANSLAGMVHQLQEAVSKFNVNREDTFDS; from the coding sequence TTGCGTTATTCCAATTTTAAAATAAGTGATGTTACTCTGAAGATTCTGATGGGATATCTGGGTGTAGTCATAATGCTTACATTGGTTATGATTGTTGCTGATACCAATATGGCCAGGATTCAGCAGGCTATTGATGACAGTACATATAAGTTTCTGCCTCAGGTAAATATTGCCGGCAGCATTAAATCTATTGTGCAGGAACAGCAGATGCTGACCCGGGATTTTACTGTTGGCAATAAGAACATCAAAGAAAAGTACCGGGAACTGGACAGGCAGTTTAAAGCAAAGATAACCGAGTTTGAAGATATGATAGGCAGTGACCCTCGGGATGAAGCGACTCTGAAAAGCCTTAATAGAGTAAAAAGAGAACATGATAACTTTAATCTGGTGGCTAATCATATTTTTAAATATGAGGAGGCCGGACGGGATAATCTGGTTGACACCCTTTGGGGAAATTACCGGTTGGCGGGAAACAAAATGATTGAAACAGCCAATCAACTGGTTGAAGGGACCCAGAAACAGGCCACTGAAGCCCAAGAGAAAAGTCGGACCATCCTGCTGACTTCGCGCAGCATCATGTATTCAATTGCAGTAGTTGCCATTATCGGGTGTTTTACCCTTACATTCATAACCTCAAAGAATATTACCGCACCGCTGATGAATCTGGTTCGGGTTTCCAGAAACATTGCGGAAGGTGACCTGACCCAGAAGATAAGGGATAACTCCATTGGAGAATTTAGTGAACTGGCCAAGTCGTTTAACATTATGGTGGATAACCTCAGGGCAATAATTGAGCGGATTGTTGACTGGAGCAGGGAAATTGCTTCTGCCAGTGAAGCCTTTGCATCACATACCCAACAGAGCGCTGCAGCCTACACAAAAATCGACCGTTCTATTAATGACGTATCTGAGGGTGCCAAACAACAGGCTAATGGAATTGCAGAGCTGCAGGCATCTGCAGAAACGGCTATGGAGGCAATCAACAACATCAATCTTAGTATTCAGATGATTGACCGAACTACGGCATCGGCAGCCGATATGGCCCAAAAGGGCGGTGGTTCAGTCAGGGCGGCTATTGAACAAATGAACCTGATTGAACAGAAGGTAGATCACCTGTCATTGGATGTCAAAACACTGGTGAGTGATGTTAATAAAATTTCAGAGATTATTGATATGATCTCCGGGTTTGCCAAGCAGACAAATCTTCTGGCTCTAAATGCGGCGATTGAGGCAGCGAGGGCAGGAAAACAGGGAAAGGGCTTTGCGGTTGTTGCCGAAGAAATCCGCAAACTGGCTTCCGGTTCCGGACAGCTGGTAGAAAAGATACGCCAGATTATAGCCCAGATTCAAAAACGATCTAAGGATGCTGTCTTATCAATGGATGAAGGCCGGGAGGTTGTTGCAGCCGGTACAGTTGTTATCAATGATGCCGGAGAAATACTTACAGAAATAATTGAGGCTGTCCATACCGCATCTGAACAGACCAGGGAAGTGGTTAATAACACCCAGCAGATAACTGTCAGCAGTCAGTATATCGTCCAGGAAGTTACTGAAAACAGTAAGATATCAAAGAAAACCGTAATGACATCCCAGGAAATGTCGGAACTGGTGATCGCCCAATCTAAAGCCGTTATTGAATTCTTTGATGCAGCCAACAGTCTGGCCGGTATGGTACATCAACTGCAAGAAGCGGTTTCCAAGTTTAATGTTAATCGCGAAGATACCTTTGATTCTTGA
- a CDS encoding ammonia-forming cytochrome c nitrite reductase subunit c552: MKSKFAVLLLIIVLAIVLAGCLQREGNQDDKEPVRAKVTEAQVKEFQQNKQKNRVDIYIPIKEQYATSSHVESLPSLLESDHATAECYQCHAAEYFLAPPDQKPDIAGVKLSITCAVCHVLTQSEFKLRLDPLETCTSCHNATKEIVAGEVVHHPQKEMFLGYGAVGVPVIPDSKYKAGLTCIECHMPNEAHSFEGKTPAEALKEHTESICVMCHADQSEEEFAKEVAKMQLQIEKNCEDLENKLAESKKKLDIRRSQGIQVDPAREVYNVVYTNLSFVVADGSKGIHNFDYSTKILDYTQKRYQELENLLK; encoded by the coding sequence GTGAAATCTAAATTCGCAGTATTATTGTTAATTATTGTATTAGCAATTGTTTTGGCCGGTTGCTTACAGAGGGAAGGAAACCAGGATGATAAGGAGCCGGTGAGGGCCAAGGTTACAGAGGCACAGGTAAAAGAGTTCCAACAGAACAAGCAAAAGAACCGGGTGGATATATATATACCTATTAAAGAGCAGTATGCTACCAGCAGCCATGTAGAATCACTTCCCAGCCTGCTGGAGAGCGATCATGCAACTGCTGAATGTTACCAGTGCCATGCTGCGGAATATTTCCTGGCCCCTCCTGACCAGAAACCTGATATTGCGGGTGTGAAGCTTTCAATAACCTGTGCTGTCTGTCATGTTTTGACCCAGAGTGAGTTTAAGCTCAGATTAGATCCTTTGGAAACGTGCACTTCCTGCCATAATGCCACAAAAGAAATTGTGGCAGGTGAAGTAGTCCACCATCCCCAGAAAGAGATGTTTCTGGGTTATGGCGCTGTCGGTGTACCGGTAATTCCAGATTCAAAATATAAAGCAGGGCTTACCTGCATAGAATGTCATATGCCCAATGAGGCCCATAGCTTTGAAGGCAAAACTCCGGCGGAAGCTTTAAAGGAACATACCGAGAGTATTTGTGTTATGTGTCATGCTGATCAGTCTGAAGAGGAATTTGCCAAAGAGGTTGCCAAAATGCAGCTGCAGATTGAGAAGAATTGTGAGGATCTGGAGAACAAACTGGCAGAGTCAAAGAAGAAGCTGGATATCCGGAGAAGCCAGGGTATTCAGGTGGATCCGGCCCGGGAAGTATACAACGTGGTCTATACCAATCTATCATTTGTTGTCGCTGACGGAAGCAAGGGAATTCACAACTTCGACTATTCCACCAAAATCCTTGATTATACACAAAAAAGATACCAGGAGCTGGAAAACCTTTTGAAATAA
- a CDS encoding DUF4352 domain-containing protein, whose product MKKLFTLLLCSLILVFAGCGKTETKNPPPAPDTEDKADTAHLTAEDNEFKMSVSKEIRSLTAMNIGTKDGYDVVSILVAIENVSKDNVPISPNFVTLKTLDGAEYKYSQELTQKITSKSAFKEVVLPPDYRGGGLLLFELKKDSIPETLTYKDEANHEMTIQFPTKTKTSV is encoded by the coding sequence ATGAAAAAACTGTTTACTTTGCTGCTGTGCTCTTTAATTCTAGTCTTTGCCGGCTGTGGAAAAACCGAAACAAAGAATCCCCCGCCCGCACCTGATACAGAAGATAAGGCAGATACTGCACACCTTACCGCTGAAGATAATGAATTTAAAATGTCAGTCAGTAAGGAGATTCGTTCCCTCACTGCCATGAATATCGGTACCAAAGATGGTTATGACGTAGTAAGTATCCTGGTAGCCATTGAAAATGTTTCTAAAGATAATGTACCCATTTCTCCGAATTTTGTGACCTTAAAAACATTAGATGGCGCTGAGTATAAGTATTCACAGGAACTTACCCAGAAGATAACCAGTAAATCGGCCTTCAAGGAGGTAGTCCTCCCTCCGGATTATCGGGGAGGCGGGCTGCTGTTATTTGAACTCAAAAAAGATTCGATACCTGAGACACTAACCTATAAAGATGAAGCTAATCACGAAATGACAATACAGTTTCCTACCAAAACGAAGACAAGCGTATAA